A stretch of DNA from Rickettsia hoogstraalii:
TTAATAAAAGGATGGGCTATTCCTATAGCAACCGATACTGCTTTTGTCCTTGGTATTTTATCTTTTTTCAGTCGACATATATCTTTAGAATTACGAGCTTTTATTATAGGTTTCTCATTAATTGACGATGCTTTTGCGTTAATTATACTAGCCTTGTTTTATACTAAAACAATCAATACTCCGGCATTATTAATTTCCTCTGTAATTATATTCATCTTGTTTATATTGAATTATCGACAAGTTAAACAATTATTTTATTATATAATTGTAGGTTTATTATTATGGATTAGTATGGTGGAGTCAGGTATTCACGGTACTTTATGCGGAGCTATTATAGCACTTTTTATACCTGTTAATATAAAAGGAGAATTTAACACTTCTTTTAAAAAACTTGAAAACTTAACTCGTCCTTTTGTAAATTACTTTATTTTACCGCTTTTTGTATTTATGAATTCCGGTATCCTTTTAGAATATTTTGTATTTAAAGGCACCTGTTCCAACTCAATACTTGCTTTAATTTATGGGATAATATTTGGTTTATTTGTAGGTAAGCAATTATGTATTATGCTATTTTCATATCCATTTGTAAAATTTAAACTCTGTAATTTACCAAGTGATACCTCATGGTTAAAATTTTATTCTATATCTATACTTGGAGGAATTGGATTTACCCTAAGTTTATTTATAGGTAGTATTACGTTTGAGAGTAGTTGTCCTTCAAACTCTATGAGAGCTGCAGTAATAATAGGCTCTTTAATTTCTGCATTATTTGGCGTAGCCGTTCTAAAATATTGTACTAGCAAAGAGTAAAGAACCTAAGAAGCTCTACCTTGAGTAACAGACCCATTTTGTGACAGGCGTGAGGAGCGAAGTCTATAACTAATAGGCAAGCCAACGAACAACAAAGACATTGTTGCGTGGACCGATAAAACCCACGGGGTCCATAAAAACAATAAAAAATACTAATAATTTTAGTATTTTTAACTGGATCCCGTGGTCAAGCCACGGAATGAGACAGAGATAAAATTGATCCGCACAACAATGCTAACAACGAAGCACAAAGTGGGGATCAGTTTACTATACTTATTAAATAACGATGATAAGATTTTAATAACACATCATATTTTTGTTTGGAAAAAACAGGATATGGTACTATATAGATATTATTAGAAGAAGGAATCGCTTTTTCAAGCTTATTTAGCATAAAAGGCATATTATAATTATGCTCTACTAAAATTATTGAAGTAAGATTGTAAGTTACAATAAAATCAACCGCTTTCTTAATATTATCTTCTTCAGACATTATTTTATTCGGAGCAAGTATTACCTGCTGTTCTATAACATTACGTTCCTTTAACAAATTTTTTAATTGCTCTGTAGATTCTATACCGGTAATAAATAATATAGGTGCATAGCCTGCTTTAAGCAAAGCAATACCGGTTTCAATTTTATGTCCTCCTCCTGCAAATACTATTATTGCATTAGTGGTATTACTATTGAGCTTATAAGAATTTATTAAATATAAATAATAACCAAGACCACCAACACAAAGAGCAAAAATTGCTAAAACTGTGAGTAAAAATTTTCTGATCATTTAAATATTTTATTAAATTCAGTTTGAATAATTTTATCAAATTCAGACATTTCAATATGAATTCCTAACTGATTTAAAGATGTTACTAAAGAATTTTCAAGTCCACAAGGAATAATCCCACTAAACTTACTTAAATCTGTTGAAATATTTATAGCTACACCGTGATATGTAACCCATTTTCTTACTCTAACACCTATTGCAGCAATTTTAGCAAATTCATCTTTTCTTACTTTTACCCAAATTCCTACTTTATCTTTAATAATATATGCT
This window harbors:
- a CDS encoding YdcF family protein, whose translation is MIRKFLLTVLAIFALCVGGLGYYLYLINSYKLNSNTTNAIIVFAGGGHKIETGIALLKAGYAPILFITGIESTEQLKNLLKERNVIEQQVILAPNKIMSEEDNIKKAVDFIVTYNLTSIILVEHNYNMPFMLNKLEKAIPSSNNIYIVPYPVFSKQKYDVLLKSYHRYLISIVN